A single genomic interval of Coccidioides posadasii str. Silveira chromosome 1, complete sequence harbors:
- the RPE1 gene encoding RIBULOSE-phosphate 3-epimerase (BUSCO:481052at4751~EggNog:ENOG410PGBP~COG:G~BUSCO:12244at33183), which translates to MAPPAIIAPSILSADFANLGAECSNLMKADSDWIHVDIMDGHFVPNITFGAPVVSKIRAHVQKPASIGGKGTFDCHMMIAEPQKWVKEFKQAGCDLYCFHWEAAMTSTAAKDPADKETTARTSPKELIRYIHETGMQAGIALKPATSVDVLWDILENPVEIERPDMVLIMTVNPGFGGQKFMASELPKVEALRKKYPDMNIEVDGGLGVGTIDQAADAGANVIVAGSAVFGAKDPAEVIAKLREAVEKRRSA; encoded by the exons ATGGCGCCTCCAGCAATTATTGCACCCTCCATCCTCTCTGCCGACTTCGCCAATCTTGGTGCGGAATGCTCGAATCTCATGAAGGCGGATAGCGATTGGATCCATGTCGACATTATGGATGGTCATTTTGTGCCCAATATAACCTTTGGTGCCCCGGTGGTGTCGAAGATTCGGGCCCATGTGCAGAAACCAGCGAGCATCGGTGGAAAGGGGACGTTTGACTGCCATATGATGATTGCAGAG CCTCAAAAATGGGTAAAAGAATTTAAACAAGCTGGCTGCGATCTTTATTGTTTCCATTGGGAGGCGGCGATGACTTCCACTGCTGCGAAGGATCCAGCTGATAAAGAGACCACGGCGAGGACCAGCCCGAAGGAACTGATCCGGTATATCCACGAGACGGGAATGCAAGCGGGAATTGCACTCAAGCCGGCGACTTCGGTGGACGTCCTGTGGGATATCTTGGAGAATCCCGTGGAGATCGAGAGGCCGGAT ATGGTCCTGATAATGACAGTCAACCCGGGCTTTGGCGGACAGAAATTCATGGCTTCTGAACTCCCCAAGGTCGAGGCCCTGAGAAAGAAATATCCGGACATGAACATTGAGGTCGATGGAGGTTTGGGCGTGGGAACCATCGACCAAGCTGCTGACGCTGGCGCCAACGTGATCGTAGCTGGATCGGCGGTCTTTGGAGCCAAGGATCCTGCAGAGGTTATTGCAAAGCTTCGAGAGGCCgtggagaagaggagaagcgCATGA